A segment of the Pseudoalteromonas sp. DL-6 genome:
ATTTGCGAAAGCGTATAATTTTGCATAGATTAATTATTTCTTACTTACAGCTGTTACAACTTTTTCAGAAAGATCAGTTACTTCTTTAGGGTTAAAGTAAATAGTTGTGTCTTTTACCTTAACTTCGTCGAAGTCGCCATCTTTGGCAATTTCTTCAATAGTTTTAATAATTAAAGTCTGAACTTTAGCTAGCTCTTGATTTTGACGTGCTTTAATTTCCTGCTCTAATGGACGACCCTTTTCAGCAAGATTTTTTTGCATACCCTGAATTTTATCACGTAATGCGTCTTTTTGGTCTTGACTCATTGTGGTGCTTTCACGCTTAAACTTTTCTGCTTCAAAACGAATATCGCCTTGTAACTTTTCAAGCTCTTGACGACGCTCTGCAAATTCAGTTTGTAAAGACTGCTCAATTTTGGCCATTTGTGGAAGCTGCTTGTAAATTTCTTGCATATCTACAATACCCACTTTATGAGCAAAAGCATTAACTGATGTTCCCATCATAAGTGTAGCTAAAATCGCAACTGCTGTTGATTTGAATAATTTTTTCATAAAAAACTCCTTTAGAAAGTGTTACTAATATTAAAACTGATGGTCTTGGTATCGTCATCTTCTTCTTTTTGCAACGGATACGCAAAGCTGATCAGCATAGGACCCATAGGTGAGATCCATTGTAATGATAAACCGGTTGCAACCCTAAAGCGCATTGGGTCTGAGTAGTCATCTAATTTTGCACGCTCATCAATACCTAAGTTTTGATAACGATCAACGTTAAACTCGGTATCCCAGACGTTAGCTGCATCAACAAAGAAACTAGTACGTACTGAACTGGTATTTTCTTCATCTAAGAACGGTGTAGGAACAATAAGCTCCATACCTGCAACCGCTTTCGCGTTACCACCTATACGGCCTTGAGGAACAAGCACGTCAAACTCTGAAGCACCACCTATATTACCAGTGGTTGTACCATCGCCCGATGGCGTGCCTGGTATAGATTGTGGTACTCGTGATACCGCACGCGGTAAGATGGTATTTCTATCAAAGCCGCGTAATTCCATTTCTGTAATACGGAAGTACTCTTGGAATGGTAAAGTTTGCTCATACCCGTTGGTAGAACCATAACCATTACCATAACCTAATGCCGCACGCGTTGAGAAAACCCAACGGTGATCGTTAGAAATCGGCCAGTAAAAACGTGAATCGTAATTTAATTTAAAGTATTTTAAATCTGAATTAGGCGTTGTGGCTGTCAGGTTTAATGTTTGTCTTGAGCCTGCCGTTGGGAATAAACCACGGTTAACCGTTACACGCGACCAACCCACACTTAACTCATATTTTGTAAACTCAAAGCCCGCATCAGGATTCTCTGGATCTAAGAAGGTTTCACGTAGTACACGTGTTTGCTCATATTCTGCAATATCAGATAGCTCTTCTTCTATCCAACGAGCCCCAAAGTTAACACGGTTTATAGCATCAATTGGAAAACCAATATTAGTGCCTAAACCGTAACTTTTTGACTTATAGTCAATCAAGCTAAACTGGCTAGCATCGTAGTTACTATAAAAGATGCTGCTGCCTTGCGATACACCATCTGGCGTAAAGTAAGGGTCTGTGTACGACACACTAACACGCTCAGAACCACGCGAGGTATTAATGTTAAAACCAATTTGATTACCTGTACCTAAAAAGTTAGATTCGGTCACACCGATATTAAATTGCAGACCTAAGTACGAACCATAAGCAAGGCCGGCATTAAAGCTACCTGCTGATTGCTCTTTAACAGTAAAGTCAACATCAACTTGATCATCCACACCAGGGACAGGCACTACATTAAAGTCAACCGTTTCCATATAAGGTAAGCGTTGAATTTGTAACTTAGAACGCTCTAAATTTTGATTAGATAGCCATGCACCTTCAAGCTGTGTCATTTCACGACGTAGAACTTCGTCGGCTGTATTTTGGTTACCACCAACAATAATTCGACGCACATAAACACGTTTACCCGGGTCAACCGATAAGGTCAGTTGTACTTCTTGATTTTCGTCATCAATTTCTGGAATGGTGCGTACTTCCGCATTGGCATAACCAAAACGCGCTAAGTAGCTTTTTATGAACTCTTCTGAAGAGGTAACAACTGAACCGTTGTAAAGCTCGCCAGTGCGTAGCGGGATAACACTTTTGATTAGCTCTTCTCGACCGAGTAAATCACCGATGAAATCAAAGCCTTTTACTTTGTATTTAACGCCTTCGGTTATATTGGCCGTTACATAAACCGATTCACGTTCAGGACTAACTGATACTTGCGTTGAGTCAATATTAAAACGTAAATAACCACGGTCTAAATAAAAGCTACGAATTTTTTCTAAATCGCCTTCAATGGTTTGTTTTTGATAGCGATCGCTACCCATAAACTGCCACCAAGGTAAATCTTGTTGCGACTCTGCAAGCTGTAATAGCTCTTCGTTTGAGAAAAGTTCATTACCAACTAAGTTGATTTGACGAATAGAGGCTGCATCGCCCTCATCAAACTCGAGTTTTAATTTAACCCGGTTACGAGGGAGCTTTGTGATGCTAATATCCACTTTTGCATTGTATTTACCAATGCTGTGGAAAAACTCAACTAAGCCTTTTTCAATGTTATCGATAACCGTTTTATCCAGCGGCTCGCCTTGGCGAATATCTTGTTGATCAAGCGACTGGTTTAACTGCTCATCTTTTATGTCTTTATTGCCTTCAAATTCAATAAAGCTAATTGTTGGGCGTTCTGTTACTTTAAAAATAACGTTATTGCCATCACGCAACGCTTTTATATTGTCAAAGTGACCTGAGCGATAAAGTGACTTAATTGTTTTTGAAATTGTGTATTCATCAACATTGTCGCCCACGTTAATAGGAATATGCGTTAATGCAGCACCAAGTGCGACACGTTGCAGTCCTTCAACTTTTAAATCTTCAACAATAAAGGAGTTTTGGCCTAGGGCTGCAAAACTTGCACCCAATAAACTTGAAACTACCAAATGTTTTTTTATAGCCATTTTATTATCTTTATCCTTTACAACTGTATTACCGCTTAGCATCGTAAACTAAATAGTTACGAGCTTTACAATCGTGTTCTAATTTGTCGTTACCACGCTTAAACAACTACAAGCGCGATACATCATTGAACAAAGCGAAACATGTTAGAAAAATGAGTAGCAAGGCTCCCACTTTAAAACCAAACTCTTGTGTCTTTTCAGAGACCGGCTTTTTACGAAAAAGTTCAATTATGTAATACATTAAGTGCCCACCATCAAGCACTGGCAGAGGAAGTAAATTAAATACTCCCAAATTAACGCTGATCAAAGCTAAAAAGCTTAAAAATGCGACTAATCCGTAACTAACACTTGTGCCTGCGCCGACTGCAATGCCGACGGGCCCACTTAAATTTTTCACTGACACTTGACCAGTAATTAAGTTACCTATCATGTCGAAACTCAGCGTAATTAAACGCCATGTTTCTTTTGTGCCCAGCACAATACTATCTAGTGGCCCATAATGTCTAGTCTCAACAAAATCATCAGGCCACTGCTCTACAACCGGAGCAACCCCTAAAAAGCCTTGTTCAACACCATTACTGACAACGCGACTCTTCGGAGTGACTGTTATTGTTTTTATACTATCTTGTCTTTTTACACTAAATTGTAAGGATTTGTTAGCCGATTGCGTAATAAGATTAACTAATTGCTGCCAACTGCTCATTGTTTCACCGTTTACAGCTAAAATAACGTCGCTAACCTGTAAATTTGCCTGTTCGGCAGCAGAGTTTTTAGTAATCGCCGCGATTGTAAGTGTCGCTTGAGGGCGAAACGGCACAATCCCCAACGAACTTAATGGCGGTACATCCTGCTGATCAAGTTTCCAACCATCCAAATTGAGAGTTTGCGTCGTTTGTTGATAATTTTCGTTGCGTAAAGTAACAGCAACACTTTTATCACCTAAGTGCGACATCAAAGAAAAAGTCGCATCTTGCCAATTAGCAATGTCGTCATCACCAATTTTAATTATTTGCTGAGTAGGCATAATGCCCGCTTGCTCTGCTCGGCTGCCTTCAACCACATTGCCTACAACCGGTTTTATAGTTTGTACACCCACCATATACATGACAGCTAGAGCAAAAATAGCGAATAAAAAGTTCGCCATGGGCCCTGCTGCCACAATGGCTATTCGCGCTTGAACAGATTTAGCATTAAACGATAAATGACGCTGATTGGCTGGTACTTCATCAACACGCTCATCTAACATTTTTACGTAACCACCGAGTGGGATGGCTGCAATTACATACTCAGTATTGTACTTGTCGTGCCATTTTAATAAGGGTTTACCAAAACCAATTGAAAAGCGCAGTACTTTAACGCCCGCCTTACGTGCCACCCAAAAATGACCATATTCGTGAACGGTCACTAAAATACCGAGCGCGAGTATAAACGAACCTAAATTCCAAAAAAAATCGAACATTTTAATGCACCACTTTTGTTATAAACTGCGTCGCGCTCATGCGTGCCAAACGATCACACTCTAAAATTTCATCAAGCGTTTGCACATTGGTAAACTTTGCAGCCTCTAACGTTTGCGCATTCACTTTATAAATATCAGTAAAACTAATTTGACCTTGTAAAAATGCATTTACAGCCATTTCATTGGCCGCATTTACCGTCGTGGTTGCACCCTGCCCTGCATCACAGGCGGCAATGGCCAGTTTTAAATTAGGGTAACGAGAGAAATCAGGTTTGGTGAACGAAAAATCACAAATATCAGAAAAGTTTAGCGGTTTAACTCCCGCATCAATTCGCTGTGGAAAAGCAAGTGCATGCGCTATTGGGGTGCGCATATCGGGGTTTCCCATTTGCGCTAAAATAGAGCCATCTTGGTATTGCACCATAGAATGGATAATACTTTGTGGATGAATCACCACATCAATATCGCTGGCATCACAGTTAAATAACCATTTAGCCTCAATAAACTCTAAACCTTTGTTCATCATCGTGGCTGAATCTACCGATATTTTTTGTCCCATTGACCAATTAGGGTGAGCAACCGCTTCACTGACGCTAACACTAGCAAGCGTATTAATGTCACGGTTTAAAAACGGCCCTCCAGAGCCAGTTAATAAAATTTTACTAACACCATGCTGCTCAAGCCGTGCTTGTCCTTGGGTGTTTTGTAACGCACTAGGTAAACACTGAAAAATAGCATTATGTTCGCTGTCGATGGGTAATAAAGTTGCTTGGTGTTGTTTCACTTTATCAATAAACAACTGACCCGACATCACCAATGACTCTTTGTTTGCCAGCAGCACTTTTTTACCCGCTTCGACTGCGCTCAAAGTGGGTAGTAATCCAGCCGCACCAACAATTGCTGACATCACAGTATCAACATCAACATGCGCACAAAGCTCACTCATAGCTTTCTCGCCATGCATTACTTGTGTTTTACTCATGCCTTTTAAAAGTTCACAAAGCTGCTTAGCGGCTTGCTCTGAAGCCATAACAGCATAACGAGGTTGATGAGCAAGACACAACTCAGCCATTTTTTTTGCATTTTGCCCAGCGGCTAATGCGAACACCTTGAACTGCTGTTGATTTCTTGCAACAACATCTAACGTGCTAAGACCTATCGACCCCGTCGCACCCAAAATAACCAGTTGTTGCACTGCACTCATAAACTCAGTGTCCAGGCAAAGCAAATAACAAACATCGGCGCTGCTGCAGTTAAGCTATCAATACGGTCTAAAATACCGCCGTGCCCAGGTAGGCAACTGCCGCTATCTTTAAGACCCGCTTCGCGCTTAAACATACTCTCTAGTAAATCACCTACCGCAGAGAATAAAGCAATAAATGCCGTCATTACTGCATAAATAGGCCATACAGAAGTATCAACGTTGGTGTAATAACAAAAAGCCAATACAAATAACACCGCAGCAACCACGCCACCAGCGAGGCCTTCTATGGTTTTATTTGGACTAACTTTAGGCATTAACTTATGTTTACCGAAACTTTTACCGGTAAAGTAAGCGCCAATATCGGCACTCCATACAATACCTAGCACCACTAAAATCAGCATAGAACCATAGTGTGTTGATTCTGTATATTGCGCACTACGCAGTGTATTAAGCGCAAGCCATAATGGAACCAATGTCAGTAAACCTGCAATACCGCGCATCACCAGTCCTTCATTCCAGCCTTTAGCCATCGCGGGATAACGCCACACTAAATAACTTGCAACTAGCCACCATGAAAACGATAAGGTAAATAGGTAATTAGCATCGCCAACAAGCTGACCATCTTGCCATAGGGTTTCTATAGGCCAATGTAAATTAAGTAAACCAAGTAATACAGCCACTAATAATACAAACGCACCGCGTTTTAGTTTATCGCATAGTCCCATAAAAGCAGACCATTCCCACGCGCCCATTAATACAATAGCACCCGCAAAATAACTAAATAACGTTAGTGGGGTGTAAAAAACCAAAGCCAGTGCTAATGGCGCTAGCACTAGTGAGGTTAAAATACGTTGTTTTAACAAAATGATGACCCTTAATCTATTTTAGGTTTGAGCGAGTAATTGTTTTATTTGTTCGCCCGTGCAACCAAAACGTCGCTCTCTGGCAACGTAACATGCAATGGCCTCTGCAAAAGCAGCTTCGTTAAAGTCAGGCCAAAGTGTATTGGTAAAATAAAGTTCAGCGTAGGCTGCCTGCCAAAGTAAAAAATTACTAATTCTGACATCGCCACCAGTACGGATCAGTAAATCTGGCTGAGCCTGATCTGCCATACTCATGTGCTGTGCAATATGTTCTTCTGTAATGTCTGCGGGATCAATTTCCCCATTTGCTACTTGTAAAGCAACCTGCTTAGCAGCATGGGTCATATCCCAACGACCACCGTAATTTGCCGCTACATTTAAATGCAGGCCGGTGTTATTCGCTGTTAGTTCTTGCGCAGTATGTACTTTAGCGCGCAAGCTTTCAGAGAATCGAGATAAATCTCCAATGATGGTTAGTTTTACGTTATTTTTATGCAGCTTTTTAACTTCTTTACTTAGTACAAATAAAAAAAGCTCCATTAATGTATTTACTTCGTCTTCAGGGCGGCGCCAGTTTTCACTACTAAAAGCAAATAAGGTTAACGATTGTATCCCTAATTTAGTACAAAACTGCACAGATTGACGAACTGCATCCACGCCTTTTTTATGCCCATATACACGAGGCCTATTTCTAGCTTGTGCCCAACGCCCGTTCCCATCCATGATGATAGCAACATGTTTAGGCAAACATTGCTGTGAAATTGTATCAGCGTCTAGAACCATAAATTTTGTGTATTCCATAAAAAAACGCCGCCTAGTATACCCCAGACGGCGTTTCAAAACTAATAAATTTAACCTGTACCCGTGATAATAAATCTACTTTAAGCAGATAAATATACAGCCAACAACCTTGTATTTACTGACAATCGAGCCACTAGCAAAGAGTAAACATATTCTGTTACCCTTTAAAATCACACAATTATAGTAAACTGCGAAGACTGATAAACAGCAACTTAATTATTTAATTAAAGCTGTTTACTTGGGTCTAGAACAGTTATTAGATTTCCATCAACTCAGCTTCTTTTGCCGTTAGTTGCGTATCCATTTCTTTAATAAACTTATCAGTGATTTTTTGAATTGCATCTTCAGCTTGACGAGCTTCGTCTTCAGAGATGTCTTTATCTTTTAATAAGTTTTTAATATCGCCATTTGCATCACGACGAATATTACGAATAGCAACACGGCCGCCTTCTACTTCACCACGTACGATTTTAATTAAATCTTTACGACGTTCTTCAGTCAATGGAGGAAGTGGTACACGAATTACCGTACCTGCAGACATTGGGTTTAAACCAAGGTCAGAAGCCATAATCGCTTTTTCAACCGCTTGCGCTAAAGATTTATCAAATACACCAATAGCCAGTGTACGTGAATCTTCAATTGTTACATTTGCAACTTGATTTAAAGGCGTTGGTGCGCCGTAGTACGACACCATGATGCCGTCTAAAATTGCAGGATGAGCACGGCCAGTACGAATTTTAGATAATTGACTACCAAGTGCTGCTACACTTTTTTGCATGCGCGCTTGCGCATCTTTTTGAATATCGTTAATCACGGTTTAATCCTAATCTATTTACTTACTTCATCTGAGGCTTGTGAAGAAATAAGAGTTCCTTCTTCTTCACCCATTATTACGCGTTTTAATGCGCCTGATTTATTCATATTAAATACGCTCAATGGCATATTATGGTCGCGAGCAAGAGTAAATGCCGCTAAATCCATTACTTTTAATTCTTTTTCAATAATTTCATTGTAGCTTAAGTGACGGTAAAGTGTCGCTTCAGGGTTTTTAACCGGATCATCACTAAATACACCGTCCACTTTAGTCGCTTTGATTACCGTATCAGCTTCAATCTCAATGCCACGTAAACACGCTGCAGAGTCAGTAGTGAAGAACGGGTTACCCGTACCAGCGGCAAAAATAACAACGCGACCTGTTTTCAACAAGCTAATTGCTTCAGCCCAGTTATACGCATCACACACACCATTTAATGGGATAGCTGACATTAAGCGACAATTTACAAACGCACGGTGTAGCGCATCACGCATAGCTAGGCCGTTCATTACGGTTGCAAGCATCCCCATATGGTCACCGACAACACGATTCATGCCCGCTTCGGCTAATGAGCCACCGCGTAAAAAGTTGCCACCACCAATAACTAAACCCACTTCTACGTCGAGTTCTACGAGCTCTTTAATTTCCTGTGCCATACGGTCTAAAACTTTAGGGTCGATGCCGAAGCCTTCGTCTCCCATTAAAGCTTCACCACTTAATTTGAGAAGAACACGTCTAAAAATAGGTTTGCGATTGATAGTCATAGTTTTGGGGCCAACTTTTATTGAATTATGGATAAAAAATAACCGCGCTTATGTTAAACATAAAAGCGCGGTTATTTTAAAGAATTTCTAAGCGTGACGCAAAAGCAAATAGTACTTTAATTGCATGTATTTTCCTTTTGCATCACAAATAGTATGTCTTACTGACCTTTAGCAGCTGCAATTTGAGCAGCAACTTCAGCAGCAAAATCTTCTTCTTTCTTCTCGATACCTGCACCAACTTCCATACGTACAAAGCCAGTAACTGTTGCGTTTTTCTCTTTAAGAATTTCGCCAACAGATTTTTTCGGTTCCATGATGAAAGCTTGACCAGTAAGAGAAACCTCACCAGTAAATTTCTTCATACGACCAACAACCATCTTCTCAGCGATTTCAGCAGGCTTGCCTTCATTCATCGCAATATCGATTTGTACTTGCTTTTCTTTTTCAACAACATCAGCAGGTACGTCATCTGGCGTTAGATAATCTGGGTTTGAAGCAGCAACGTGCATTGCAACGTGCTTAAGTGTTTCTTCATCAGCAACACCAGCAACAACAACACCAATACGCTCGCCGTGACGGTACTCAACTAGTTGTTCACCAGTGATGTACTGAAGACGACGTACATTGATGTTTTCACCAATTTTAGTTACTAGCTCAACACGGTCTTCTTCGAACTTAGCTTGTAAGTCTTCGATAGATGAAGTGTCAGCGATAGCAGCATCTGCAACTTTGTTAGCAAATGCTAGGAAGCTTGCATCTTTAGCAACGAAGTCAGTTTGACAGTTAACTTCTACAAGTACTGCAACACCCGCGTTTTGCTTGATGATGATAGTACCTTCAGCAGCGATGTTACCTGCTTTCTTAGCAGCCTTTGCAGCACCACTCTTACGCATGTTTTCAATCGCTAACTCGATGTCACCATCAGTTTCAGTTAACGCTTTTTTACAATCCATCATGCCAGCGCCAGTACGCTCGCGTAATTCTTTAACTAGGGCAGTAGTTACAGCCATTAGTAAATCCTCAAATCTGAAATCAGGTTTAGATAAGCGGGTTACCCGCTCCACAAGAATAGCAAGTCTTCACCTTTAAAAGATGAAGACTTGATGACAGCTAATTACTCAGCTTCTACGAAGTCATCTTTTTCAGCTTGAGCAACGATGTTACTCTCACGGCCTTCAGTGATCGCAGCTGCAACAGCACTAGTGTAAAGGTTGATTGCACGGATAGCATCATCGTTACCAGGTACGATGTAATCAACACCGTCTGGGTTAGAGTTAGTATCAACGATTGCAACAACTGGGATACCTAGGTTGTTAGCTTCACGGATAGCAATGTGCTCGTGGTCAGCATCGATTACAAAGATAGCGTCTGGAAGGCCACCCATGTTTTTAATACCACCAAGGCTCTTTTCAAGCTTTTCCATTTCACGAGTAAGCATTAACGCTTCTTTCTTAGTTAACTTCTCGAAAGTTCCGTCTTGGCTTTGAGCTTCAAGGTCTTTAAGACGCTTGATTGATTGACGAACTGTTTTCCAGTTAGTCAACATGCCGCCTAACCAACGGTGGTTAACGAAGAATTGATCGCTTTGTAAAGCAGCTTCTTTCACTGCTTCGCTTGCTGCGCGCTTAGTACCAACGAAAAGAACTTTACCTTTGTTTGCAGCAGCACCAGATAAAAACTTAAGTGCAGTGTTGAACATTGGTACAGTTTGCTCAAGGTTGATGATATGTACACGGTTACGTGCGCCGAAGATGAAAGGCTTCATCTTTGGGTTCCAGTAACGTGCTTGGTGACCAAAGTGAACACCAGCTTGAAGCATATCGCGCATTGAAACGTTTGCCATTTTGTAAATCCTCTAAGTTGTTTAGGGTTAGGCCTCCACATATCCCATAGCACCAACACCGCAGTTAAATGAAACTGAAATGCACCCAAGTGTATGTGACGATACGTGTGTGTGTTAAAATAAAATTGTGTTTGCCTTAAATACAAAAAATCATTTAAGAATTTATTTGTAAAAAGACGGCGCGCTTTATACCATATTAAAAATAAATACTCAACGTCTCGTGCAAAAATTGTGCGACGATAATCATCTAAAAACGCAACTTTGGAGCCTCAATGAGCGCTGTGATTAAGACCCCTGAAGAAATCGAGAAAATGCGTGTAGCCGGCCGTTTGGCTGCTGATGTGCTAGAAATGATCGAACCACATGTGGTACCAGGTATCACCACCGATGAGCTAAATACAATTTGTCATGATTATATTGTTAATGTGCAAGATGCCGTTCCTGCTCCTCTTAATTATCATGGTTTTCCAAAATCAATTTGTACCTCAGTAAATCATGTAATTTGTCACGGTATTCCGAACGACAAAGCATTAAAAGAGGGTGACAGTGTAAATATTGACATCACCGTTATCAAAGATGGTTACCACGGTGACACATCAAAGATGTTTCATGTAGGCACGCCTAATATTCAGGGTAAACGCCTTGCAGAAGTTACTCAAGAAAGTCTATACCTTGCCATTAAAATGGTAAAACCGGGTGTTCGCCTTGGTGATATTGGTGCAGCTATTCAAAAATATGCAGAGAGCTTTAACTACTCTATCGTCCGTGAATACTGCGGCCACGGCATCGGTAGCGAGTTCCATGAAGAACCACAGGTAATGCATTACGGTAAAGCAGGTACTGGCGAAACATTAAAAGCAGGTATGTGTTTAACCATCGAACCTATGGTAAATGCGGGCAAACGCCAATGTAAATTACTTAAAGACGACTGGACTGTGGTAACAAAAGACCGTAGTTTATCAGCTCAATGGGAACACACCTTACTTGTAACTGAAAATGGTGTTGAAATTTTAACACTACGATCAGATGATACAATCGATAGAATTATCGAACATTAATTTAGTGTGCGCTTAATCGCGGTATTAGCAGGTTTTTACTGTATATCGCTAAAGCGATTTGCTGTAAGGGAATAATATAACTTATTACCCTTACAGCAAAAATATTATAAAAATAAATATCAAACTTACAATGCAATCCATATATAGGAGCCAGCCTAAGTGGCATTACCTAACAAAGTAAAAAAGTTGCTTAATGATGCTGAGCAATTAAGCGATTACCGTGATTGCTCCGCCTATTTCTATAAATGGTTGCATAATGAATTCTCAAAACAACCTGTTGGTAAATTAATTAATGCCCGTGCAGAATTTATTGACCGGCTGCTAATCAAACTTTTTCAGGTTTATGATTTAGCTCACGAACCAGACTTGGCCTTAATTGCAGTAGGTGGTTATGGTCGTGGCGAGCTACATCCCTACTCCGACATTGACTTTTTATTACTTGTTACGAAACAGCCTAATGATGATATTTGCGAAAAAATTGGCCAATTCGTTACTATGTTGTGGGATCTTAATCTCGAGATAGGCCATAGTGTTCGTACTATTGAACAAGCCATAGATCAAAAACGTGAAGACGTTACCTTTGCCACCAGCTTATTAGAAAGCCGTCTTATTTTTGGCAATCATATTGAGTTTGAAAAACTCAAAAACCATATTATTGAAACACCAGTATGGGGCTCAGGTGAATTTTTTGTCGCAAAAGTACAAGAACAGAACCTGCGCCACAGAAAATGTCACGGTACAGCCTACAATCTAGAGCCGAATATAAAAGAAAACCCAGGGGGTCTACGCGACCTGCAAACTATTATTTGGGTCGCTAAAAAGCACTTCAGAGCCGAAACGTTGCAAGAGCTAATTAGCCACGGCTACCTGACCCATGAGGAATATCAAGAGCTGTTAGAATGTCTTGAAAATTTATGGAACATCCGCTTTGCACTGCATTTAGCCGCAGGACGTTCAGAAAATCGCTTATTGTTTGATCACCAACCCCAAGCTGCCGAAATATTGGGCTTTGGTAGTGATGGTAAAGCCTCGGTTGAACGCATGATG
Coding sequences within it:
- the tsf gene encoding translation elongation factor Ts; translation: MAVTTALVKELRERTGAGMMDCKKALTETDGDIELAIENMRKSGAAKAAKKAGNIAAEGTIIIKQNAGVAVLVEVNCQTDFVAKDASFLAFANKVADAAIADTSSIEDLQAKFEEDRVELVTKIGENINVRRLQYITGEQLVEYRHGERIGVVVAGVADEETLKHVAMHVAASNPDYLTPDDVPADVVEKEKQVQIDIAMNEGKPAEIAEKMVVGRMKKFTGEVSLTGQAFIMEPKKSVGEILKEKNATVTGFVRMEVGAGIEKKEEDFAAEVAAQIAAAKGQ
- the pyrH gene encoding UMP kinase is translated as MTINRKPIFRRVLLKLSGEALMGDEGFGIDPKVLDRMAQEIKELVELDVEVGLVIGGGNFLRGGSLAEAGMNRVVGDHMGMLATVMNGLAMRDALHRAFVNCRLMSAIPLNGVCDAYNWAEAISLLKTGRVVIFAAGTGNPFFTTDSAACLRGIEIEADTVIKATKVDGVFSDDPVKNPEATLYRHLSYNEIIEKELKVMDLAAFTLARDHNMPLSVFNMNKSGALKRVIMGEEEGTLISSQASDEVSK
- the rpsB gene encoding 30S ribosomal protein S2 gives rise to the protein MANVSMRDMLQAGVHFGHQARYWNPKMKPFIFGARNRVHIINLEQTVPMFNTALKFLSGAAANKGKVLFVGTKRAASEAVKEAALQSDQFFVNHRWLGGMLTNWKTVRQSIKRLKDLEAQSQDGTFEKLTKKEALMLTREMEKLEKSLGGIKNMGGLPDAIFVIDADHEHIAIREANNLGIPVVAIVDTNSNPDGVDYIVPGNDDAIRAINLYTSAVAAAITEGRESNIVAQAEKDDFVEAE
- the map gene encoding type I methionyl aminopeptidase, with protein sequence MSAVIKTPEEIEKMRVAGRLAADVLEMIEPHVVPGITTDELNTICHDYIVNVQDAVPAPLNYHGFPKSICTSVNHVICHGIPNDKALKEGDSVNIDITVIKDGYHGDTSKMFHVGTPNIQGKRLAEVTQESLYLAIKMVKPGVRLGDIGAAIQKYAESFNYSIVREYCGHGIGSEFHEEPQVMHYGKAGTGETLKAGMCLTIEPMVNAGKRQCKLLKDDWTVVTKDRSLSAQWEHTLLVTENGVEILTLRSDDTIDRIIEH